The genome window CAGTCGAGGCCGCGCTCGAAGATGACGATGCCGACGTCGTCTTCGAGGAGTTCCCAGTCCGTCGAGTTCCGACGTCGGTTGGGGCCGAAGGAGTACAAAAAGGCGATCTCGCGCCGCTTGCTCTTGGAGCACTTGTGCCGGATCCAGTAGGCGGTATTCCAAGGGTCGATGAAGTACCCGGCGCGTGGCTCCGGCAGGCCCTGGTCGACAAGACGAGCGAACCGCCCCTCGGACAGACGATCGAGCTGGCTATACTTCTCGCCCCAGGAGAAGACGCGCTTGTGAGTGCCGCATCTCGAGATCGGCCGGCCGCGCCGCGTGAAGTCCTCGGCCAGCGCCCCGAGCTCAGCCCGAGCGGTCTCAATGCGCTCGGGATCGTTGGCGGTGGCGTACCTCGAATAACCAAAGGAGGCGAAGCCAAGGACAGCAGTGACCGCAAAGACCGCGAGGATCCTCCTGCTGTCGCCGTCCGGCAGGAGCTTGGCCAAACCGACCGGTGGAACTGCGGCGAACAAGAAGCCGAGACCGAGCATGAGCTCGACGATCTCCCCCGAGAACTTCCATGGATACTCCTCATAGATCCAGTAGGTAACGGCGAACGCGGGAATCAGACCGAGTGGCGCAATCGCCGGCCCGAACCTGCGGACCAGCTTCTTGACCGGCGTCGCGAGAGCCAGTAGCGGCAGCACCACCCCGAAGCCCAGGATCGTGGTCTTCAGCGCCAGCTTGCGCAGGCTGGTGTCGAAAACGTTGTGGACGTTGAACTCCTGCTGGAAGTTCTGTTCGAGGAAGTACTCCGGCGGCCGATAGCCCAGGACTCTCTGCCCCCAAGAGATCTCCTCCATCGCGACGACGACGCTGAACAGGGCGAGGCCCAGGGTCAGCCAGGGCATTCCCCCTCCGGCGCGCCGTTGGGCCCTTGCCGCGATCACGAAACCGACCGCGGCGAGGAAGAAAGCCCAGAAGGTCATCCATTCGAGCGTCCCGTCTTCCTGGACCAGGGCATAGTAGAGCCTGGAGTTCGAGCTCTCGATCAGTCCGGCCGCGATCGCGAAGGCAAGGATCAGCAGGTTGGCCAAGATCACCGGTCCCGCGGCCAGCGAGGTGATTCCGAAGGGAGGCGAGGTGTCCATGTCCGAGCGCTTCTTTCTCATAGTCTCTGTTCCAGCGTCGGCGGACCGTTCGATTCGCGAGGCTTTTGTTCGGTCTCCCTCAGCGAGATAGACTCGGTTTCACGTCGCGGGAGTCTAGCGAGTTGGAAGTATCCATTCCAGAGCAGGTCTTGTTTCGGGATCTCGACGGCGAGTCGGTGTTGCTACACCTGGGCTCGGGGCAGTACTTCGGGCTGGATGAGGTCGGGACCCTGATCTGGAACTCCTTGAGCGAGGGCTGCTCGCTGGACGAGATCGAGCGGCGGATCCTCACTGAGTACGATGTTTCGGCGCAAGAGGCGAAGGCCGACGTGCGCCGCCTCGTCGACGAGCTTACTCAGAGTGGTCTCCTCGAGGTCAAGGACTCGCGAAACGCGCTCTCCTCGACGGAGCCGTAGTGTTCGATGCTGTTCGAGTCGGCCGGCGAGAGCCGGCTGTGATCGGCAGCAGCTCCGCGGTGCAGCTTGGTGTACAATTCCAGCTACTTGAGAGGCAGTAGTGCATGGAGCGGGTGCTCCACGACCGGAAGTAGAGGAGGATTTCGAGGTCGATGCCGGCTGTAGAGGATCCAAGTGTTCTGTCGAAGATGCTTTTGTTCGAGGGCCTGAGCCCAGCCGAGCTCAAGCGCCTCAACGAACAGCTGCTCCACAAGAAGGCCTTCCCGGCCGCCACCAACATCATCACCGTCGCCCAGCCCGGTGAAGTCGTGTACTTGCTGCTCGAGGGCTCGGTCAAGATCTATGTGGACCAGCTCGACGGCTCAGAGGTGATTCTCGCCTTTCTGGGTCCCGGCGACACTTTCGGAGAGATGGGGCTCATCGGAAGCTCTGGCCGGTCGGCAAGCGTCTTGACGCTCGAGCCCTGCACCTGCCTGGTAATGAATCGTGCCACCTTCTTGCAGTCGGTACGGTCGATCAATCAGCTGTCGTTCAACCTCGTGCGTTTGCTGAGCAAGCGATTGCGACTTGCCAACGAGCAGATCCAGGCGCTGTCAAGCCTGGATGTCAGGGGACGAGTGGCGCGCCAGCTGCTCGCGTTCGCGCAGCGATACGGAGAGGCGAACCAGGATGTCGAGATCCGGATTCCGTTGCGCCTCACGCAGACCGATCTGGCTTCCCTGGTCGGGGCCTCCAGAGAGCGCGTGAATCAGGTCGTGGTCGAGTTCAAGGAAAAGGACTTCATCGCGGTTGACGCCCAGCACCACATTACGGTGAACGATCTCCAGGCCCTTATCGATTGCTGCCAGTAGGCCGGCTGCATCACCGTCCGATTGCTCGTTTCGCCGCTGGTGGAGGCGAAGGCGAAGGTAGAATCTTCCGATGAGGAAGCGCGAGCGGGTCTTCTACAACTGCGATAAATGCCCGGCCTACTGCTGCACCTACGCGGCGATTCCGGTCAACCGGGTCGACCTCAAGAGACTCGCCAGGTTTTTTGGCATCTCGGAGCGCCGGGCCTTGGAAAAGTTCACCAAGAAGGGCGAGAAGAGAAACGAGCGCGTCATGCGCCACCGCCGGGATGAGCACTTCGGCACCGCCTGCCGCTTTCTGGATCAGGAATCTCGGCAGTGCACGGTCTACGATGCGCGCCCCAAGATCTGCCGCGCCTTCCCCGACAGCAAGCGTTGCGGCTATTACGATTTTCTCTGCTTCGAGCGGCATCACCAGGACGATCCGGAGACAATCGCCACGACCTGGAATTCCTGAGCACTTCCCTCAATCCAATGCTCAGGGAGCTTCACATTCGGAACCTGGCGATTATCGATGAGGTAACGGTCGAGTTCGATCGCGGCTTGAACGTCCTCACTGGCGAGACCGGCGCCGGGAAGTCCATCGTGGTCGACGCGCTCGGATTACTGGGAGGAGGTCGAGCCACGACCGATTCAATCCGTGCGGGCGCGGAGACGCTTACGGTCACCGGACGATTCCAGCCGGCCGGGACGGCTTGGCGCTCGGCGCTCGAGACAGCCGGTTTTGAGGTGGAGGGAAACGAGGTCGTCGTTCGTCGAGAGGTCTCGCGCTCAGGCCGCAACCGTGTCTACGTCGACGACCAGCCGGTGACTCTGAGGCTACTGTCCTCACTCGCGCCCTTTCTGTTGCGCATCCACACTCAGCGCGAGGAGCTCGGCCTGGTTTCAAACGAGCTCCAGCGCGAATGGCTTGACCGAAGCTCGGGCGCCAACGGCGAGAGGCTGCTGGGTAAGGTAGCGCGACGCTTCGCAGAGGTCGAGGCCGGGATCGCGAAGTGGGAGCGCCTTACAGGGAACGAAAAGTTGCGGCTGGAGCGCATAGACCTGCTCCAGTTCCAGATCGGCGAGATCAACTCTGCCCGGCTCAACGAGGGGGAGGAGGACGAGCTTCGAAGCGACCGGGACCTGCTTCGCAACGCCGAAGCGATTGCCGAGGCACTCGGTACGTCGTTGGGACTGCTCTACGACGACGATGACTCGGCGGCCGACCGGCTGGGTCGCAGCGAGCGTTCGCTCGCGGCGATTTCGGCCTGGGTGTCGGAGGCCGAAGGCTGGAACGAGCGGCTCGCCGAGGTACGGGCGTCGTTGGAGGATGTCATCGCCGAGTTGCGCAACCGATTCTCAGGCGCGGAGGCGGATCCAAAACGCCTCAACGGAATCGAGGATCGATTGGCCATCCTGGAACGCCTGTTTCGCAAGTATGGATCGACCAGCCGTGAGGTGCTCGTGCATCGTGCCCGAATCGAGGACGAGCTGCGGGAACTGACCGCCGACGAGGCCGACCGCGCAGAGCTCGAGGCGAGGGTCGCGAAGTCGGTCTCCGCATACAGAGAATCCGCCCTGGAGTTGTCCCGGCAACGGCGCGTGTGGGGTCGGGACCTCGCCAAGAGGGTTCATGCCGAGTTGAAGGAGCTGGCCATGAGCAAGGCCAAGTTCTCGGTCAGGCTGGAGCGGCGGAATCGGGCGGGCTCCCGCGTCGAGGTCGAAGGAGCGGGTGTCGACTACTCGGCCCAGGGTGTCGACCTAGTCGTGTTTCATTTGCAGGCCAATCCCGGCGAGGCCGCCGGTGCGGTGGCGAAGGTGGCATCGGGCGGTGAGCTCGCGCGTCTCTATCTGGCGCTGCAGCTCGCGGTGGAGGCCGGCGGTGTTGGCTGCGACGATTCCCGCGACGCCGAGCCAGCGCTGATTTTCGATGAGGTGGACGCGGGCATCGGAGGAGCCGAGGCCGCGGCGCTCGGGCGCAAGCTCCAGCGCCTGTCGAGTGCCGGCCAGATTCTGGCCGTGACCCACCTGCCACAGGTCGCTAGCTTCTCGGACGAGCACTTCCGGGTCAGCAAGAAGGCGGGGCCCGACCGCACTCGGATCTCAGTCGCTCGACTCACCAAGGGAGAGCGCGTGGAGGAGGTCGCCCGCATGCTCGCCGGTGAGGAGGTCACCGAGCTGTCTCGGTCGCACGCCGAAGAACTGATCGCCGGAGCCCGATGAGTGCATCGGCAAGGGCCTTGACGACCGGAACCGTGCAGTGGCGGTCCTGGCACCGCTTCGAGCAAGAGAGCGAAGCAAGGGGATTGGCCCGGTTTGTGCGAAGCGGAGGAGTCGTGGTGTTTCCCACGGAGTCTTCCTACGCGCTCGGTGCGGACCCCGAAAACGCTGACGGGGTCGCGACCGTATACAGAATCAAGAAGAGGCCCGGGGACAAACCTCTCCCGGTGGTGGTCGCGAGCATTGATTACTTCAAACAACTCGGAATCCATTGCGGTTCCGGCGGCTTCTCGGGATTGGCAAAGGCCTGGCCAGGGCCGCTGACCGTGGTCGTGCCCAGCGAGAGAGCTCTGCCGGCCGCATGCGGGCGCAAGGAGTTGGCGGTTCGAGTTCCGGGCCATCGCCGCCTGCGCCGTTTGCTGGAGCGCGCTGGCGTCGCACTCACGGCAACCAGCGCCAATCTGGCCGGAGACGAACCTCTGCTCGAGCTC of bacterium contains these proteins:
- a CDS encoding PqqD family protein produces the protein MEVSIPEQVLFRDLDGESVLLHLGSGQYFGLDEVGTLIWNSLSEGCSLDEIERRILTEYDVSAQEAKADVRRLVDELTQSGLLEVKDSRNALSSTEP
- a CDS encoding Crp/Fnr family transcriptional regulator, whose product is MPAVEDPSVLSKMLLFEGLSPAELKRLNEQLLHKKAFPAATNIITVAQPGEVVYLLLEGSVKIYVDQLDGSEVILAFLGPGDTFGEMGLIGSSGRSASVLTLEPCTCLVMNRATFLQSVRSINQLSFNLVRLLSKRLRLANEQIQALSSLDVRGRVARQLLAFAQRYGEANQDVEIRIPLRLTQTDLASLVGASRERVNQVVVEFKEKDFIAVDAQHHITVNDLQALIDCCQ
- a CDS encoding YkgJ family cysteine cluster protein; this encodes MRKRERVFYNCDKCPAYCCTYAAIPVNRVDLKRLARFFGISERRALEKFTKKGEKRNERVMRHRRDEHFGTACRFLDQESRQCTVYDARPKICRAFPDSKRCGYYDFLCFERHHQDDPETIATTWNS
- the recN gene encoding DNA repair protein RecN gives rise to the protein MLRELHIRNLAIIDEVTVEFDRGLNVLTGETGAGKSIVVDALGLLGGGRATTDSIRAGAETLTVTGRFQPAGTAWRSALETAGFEVEGNEVVVRREVSRSGRNRVYVDDQPVTLRLLSSLAPFLLRIHTQREELGLVSNELQREWLDRSSGANGERLLGKVARRFAEVEAGIAKWERLTGNEKLRLERIDLLQFQIGEINSARLNEGEEDELRSDRDLLRNAEAIAEALGTSLGLLYDDDDSAADRLGRSERSLAAISAWVSEAEGWNERLAEVRASLEDVIAELRNRFSGAEADPKRLNGIEDRLAILERLFRKYGSTSREVLVHRARIEDELRELTADEADRAELEARVAKSVSAYRESALELSRQRRVWGRDLAKRVHAELKELAMSKAKFSVRLERRNRAGSRVEVEGAGVDYSAQGVDLVVFHLQANPGEAAGAVAKVASGGELARLYLALQLAVEAGGVGCDDSRDAEPALIFDEVDAGIGGAEAAALGRKLQRLSSAGQILAVTHLPQVASFSDEHFRVSKKAGPDRTRISVARLTKGERVEEVARMLAGEEVTELSRSHAEELIAGAR
- a CDS encoding threonylcarbamoyl-AMP synthase; translation: MSASARALTTGTVQWRSWHRFEQESEARGLARFVRSGGVVVFPTESSYALGADPENADGVATVYRIKKRPGDKPLPVVVASIDYFKQLGIHCGSGGFSGLAKAWPGPLTVVVPSERALPAACGRKELAVRVPGHRRLRRLLERAGVALTATSANLAGDEPLLELGQLAKLVAGERVLVIDEGPLDGGAPSTLVRWEGDSATVLRWGALNLEGLRRVAPGLRFKQGFSAGAVEIPVEEGA